AGCCAATACCGACACTTTGCAAAATGCACCATCCCAAAGCCACATATCGGGTAATTTGAGACAGTTTGCGCCGACCGGCTTCGCCTTCATTTTTTTGCAAGTCTTCCAAGCTAGGAAGAGCTGCCGTGAGCAGTTGGATAATAATCGAGGCATTAATGAAGGGTAGAATTCCGAGGGCAAAAATCCCTAACTGCGAAATTCCTCCTCCAGAAAATAAGTCTAGAAATCCAATAATGGGACTCCCAGCAATGTTACGACTAAATTGCTCGCGGTCAATACCGATTACGGGAATATATACGCCTAATCTGGCTACAATTAATAATCCCAAAGTGACTAACAGGCGACCTCGCAGACCGGCGGCTTGCGCCATCTGCATGAAGGTCTCCTGAGCAGTGGGGGTTTTATCTCGACTAACAGTCATTAAGGGATACCTCGATGACGATGGTGAATAGGTAAGCTGACTGGAAATACTAAGATTCCGCAGTTGCTGATGCTTCTTCTGAGTCTAAGCTCAGGCAACTCCCTCCTGCTGCCTCAATTTTGGACCGAGCGCCGGTTGTAAATTTTGCCGCTTTCACTTGCAATGGGACGCCAATTTCACCATCTCCTAAGAGTTTTAGGGGGCCGTCATTGGTGGTAACAATACCAGCTTGCATTAATGACTCTAGGGTCACCTCAGTGTTGGCAGGCAGGGAAGCCAGTTGCCGAACGTTAATGGTAGTGTACTGTTGTTTGTTAATAACTGTAAAGTGCTTTAATTTGGGCACTCGCCGGTACAGAGGCATTTGTCCTCCTTCAAATCCGGGACGAGTTCCGCGACCGGAACGGGACTTTTGTCCTCGCATTCCGAAACCACCACTAGCTCCTTGCCCGGCAGAAATCCCGCGACCGATCCGACGGCGGCGCCTGCGGGAGCCTTTTTGGGGGACGGCATCTTGTATTCTCATCGGTTTTGTTCCTTAATTGAAGTTGGCTTGAGTCAGGGTCTCGATCGCCAATTAACCATATAGTTGTTCGATGGCAATACCGCGATCGTTAGCCACATCGGCGAAAGTGCGAAGGTTAGCTAAAGCATCGACAGCAGCACGAGCGTTGTTGAGAGGGTTGTTGGAACCGAGCTGTTTGGCTAAGGCATTTTTGACGCCAGCGAGTTCGAGTACCGTACGAACGCTTCCTCCGGCAATTACCCCAGTACCGGGAGCTGCCGGTCGCATCATGACTCTGGCTCCGGTTGCTTCTCCAGTAGACGGATGGGGTAGAGAATTGGATTTGGTTAAAGGGACGGTAATGAGGTGTTTCTTGGCATCGGAAACGCCTTTTTTCACGGCTCCGATCACGTCGCTGGCTTTGCCGACTCCGACGCCGACTTGACCCTTTTCATTGCCGACAATCACGATCGCGCGGAAGCTCAGTTTTTTACCCCCTTTCACGACCTTGGTCACCCGGCGAATTTGCACGACCCGCTCTTGCCATTCGGATTCTTTCTCGCGGTTGCGATTAACTTTCCGAGACTTGCCTTTTTTTTCCTTATCTTTTTCTTCCATGATTCCTGGGAGTTGGTGTTAGAACTGCAATCCGGCTTCACGAGCGGCTTCGGCCAGGGCTTTGACGCGACCGTGGTATAAATTACCGCCTCGGTCAAAAACGACTTGTGAGATACCTTTGTTGATAGCTCGTTCGGCGATCGCTTTACCCACATGAGCTGAAGCCGCACAAGTATCTCCGGCGGACTCTAGTGCCGCTTTGATGGTCGGTTCTAGGGTCGAGGCTGCTGCTAAGGTGTGATGCTGAGTATCATCAATCACCTGAGCATAGATGTGGCTGTTGGAACGAAAGACGGCCAGACGAGGACGCTCGGTCGTACCAGCCACCACTTTCCGAATGCGATGGTGTCTGCGCTGCCTGTATTCTTGTCGAGTACGTTTCATGACTTATTTCTTACCTGTTTTACCAGCTTTACGTCTGACCACTTCGCCCACATAGCGAATGCCTTTGCCTTTGTAAACTTCTGGAGGACGGACATCGCGAATTTTGGCAGCGGTATTGCCCACGACTTCTTTGTCGATACCGCTGACAATCACGAACGTTCCTTGATTGACGGCTTTACCGGTGTTATCGACCACGGCAAATTGGATGCCTGCGGGGGGTTCCACATCTACGGGGTTACTGTAGCCAACATTGAGGGTGAGATTTTTACCCTTAGCTTGGGCCCGATAGCCGACCCCTTGCAGCTCTAGGCGTTTTTCATAGCCTTTCGAGACCCCTTCAACCATGTTGAAAACCAGGGTGCGGCACAGGCCGTGGCAAGCGCGCGAGCGACGGGAGTCGTTGCGTCGTTTGACCAGAATGGTTTTCTCTTCTTGTTCTACGGTGACTTCTGAAGGCAGGACGCGCTCCAGTTGTCCTTTCGGCCCTTTGACAGAAACTTGCTGACCGTTAATGGTGACGGTCACTTTGTCAGGGATTGTAATCGGACGTTTACCAATTCGAGACATAGTCTTTTGTTTGCTCTTTTAATTGATAACTACCAAACATAGCAGAGGACTTCACCACCAACCCCTTGGCGACGAGCTTCGCGGTCGGTCATGATGCCATGAGAGGTGGAAATAATTGCAATACCAATTCCCCCTAAAACTCGGGGAAGTTCCTTGCGATTTTTATACACTCTCAGACCGGGACGGGAGACCCGCTGTAGCTTGCTAATAATGGGGCTGCGGTTTTTTCCTTTGTATTTGAGTGCAATGCGCAGGTGCTTGCTAACTCCTTCCCCAGCTTCGGCAAATTCGGCAATAAACCCTTCCTCTTGTAAGACTTTGGCAATAGAGCGCGTCAATTTAGTAGAGGGAACTTGGGTGGTTTGATGCCGCGCTAGGTTCGCATTGCGAATGCGCGTTAGCATGTCTGCGATCGTGTCGTTTACGGCCATCGTTACTCTCTCGATAAGACTCCTTTAGTTTTCCCGGAAAGGCATTCCCATCTCCCGCAGCAAAGCCCGACCTTCTTCGTCGGTAGTTGCGGTGGTGGTGATTGCCACGTCCATCCCTCGAATTTGATCGATTTTGTCGTATTCAATTTCTGGGAAAATTAGTTGCTCGCGCAAACCGAGATTGTAGTTTCCTCGGCCGTCGAAACTTTTGGGGCTGATGCCTCGAAAGTCGCGAATGCGGGGTAGGGATAAGTTAATGAGCCGGTCTAAGAAGGCGTACATGCGATCGCTGCGCAGGGTGACCATAATGCCAATGGGCATTCCTTTCCGGATTTTGAACCCAGCGATCGCTTTTTTCGCGCGAGTTACCACCGGTTTTTGTCCGGTAATAATCGCCAGTTCTTTGAGAGAGGCTTCTAGAGATTTCGCATTTTGCGATGCTTCTCCCAATCCTCGGTTAACTGTCACTTTTTGGACTTTAGGCACTTGGTGAATATTGGAGTACCCAAATTTCTCCATCAGTACCGGAACAATCTTTTCTTGATATCGGGTTTTCAGGGGTTGTACCATAGCGATTTCCTGTTAATTCAATCCATCAACTCAATCAACGATCTCCCCAGTTTTTTTCAGCACCCGCACTTTTTTTCCATCCTCATTGACCGAGTAGGAAATGCGAGAAGCAACTTTTTCCTTGGTGGAATACAGCATCACGTTGGAGCTATGGATGGGTGCTTCAAAGGTATTGATTTGCCCGGATTCTCCATCTTGTTTGGGCTTGACGTGCTTCGTTTTGATATTAACATTTTGCACGATGACCTTGCTCTGTTTGGGAAAGGCTTGCAGGATTTCTCCGACTTTTCCCTTGTCTTTGCCAGCGATAACTTGTACGGTATCGCCTTTTTTGACATGCATTTTTTGGGGAACGGGCTGAGGTTTGGGCTTGGCCATTACAGAACCTCCGGTGCTAGGGAAACAATTTTCGTGTAGTTCTTATCTCTTAGCTCGCGAGCTACGGGACCGAACACGCGAGTTCCTCTGGGGTTGCCATCTTTGTTGATAATGACGGCGGCGTTATCGTCAAAGCGAATGCTCATGCCACTATCGCGACGCAGTCCTTTTTTGGTGCGCACGATTACGGCACGAACCACATCAGACTTTTTAATCGCCATATTGGGGTTGGCATCTTTAACAACAGCAATAATTTCATCCCCAATGGAACCGTAGGTGCGGTTACCACCCAGAACTCGAATGCACATTAGCTTTCGAGCGCCGCTGTTATCGGCAACATTTAGGTAGGATTCTTGTTGAATCATGGATGTATTCCTGAATGCGGAAAAGGACTCGATGGTTAACTTCGGGAATCAAGAATTTGCGAGACTCGCCAACGCTTGGTTTTGCTTAGAGGGCGGCTTTCTTGAATCAAAACGCGATCGCCTTCCTTGCATTGGTTTTCTTCGTCGTGGGCTTTGTAATGCTTGGTCTTGACAACCGTTTTTCCGTATTTGGGGTGAGCGCTGCGGTTTTCAATCGCCACCACTACGGTTTTCTGCATCTTGTTACTGATAACAGTGCCCACTCTTTCTTTCAGAGGCATAGATGATTACTCCTAGCTTTCCTCGACAGGTGTTGCTGTTGTTTCCGATGGGGGGTTGGCTAACTGGCGCTCCCGCTCCACGGTTAATAACTGAGCTTGACGATGCTGAAGATGCTTAAACTGATGAGGTTTAATTTCTTCTTGTCGAGTTGCTTGTTTCAGACGCAATTGGAATAACTCGCGCTTAACCGCCACAATTTCCTCAGCAATTTGCTCGTCAGTGAGTTCTCTCACCTCGCTTATCTTCGGTAATGGCATAAGATTTAACCCTCCGAGTTGCGGGATAAGAACTTGGTTTTGATGGGGAATTTGTGCGAAGCCAGTCGCATGGCTTCGCGAGCAATTTCTTCCGGAACCCCAGCAATTTCATAGATGATTCGTCCGGGTTTAACCACGGCAACCCAATATTCCGGGTTACCTTTACCGGAACCCATCCGGGTTTCTGCCGGACGCATGGTCACGGGTTTGTCTGGAAAAATCCGAATCCAGATTTTTCCACCCCGACGGATATAGCGAGTCATGGCACGACGACCGGACTCAATTTGACGGGAGGTAATCCAATGAGGTTCTAGAGCTTGCAGGGCAAAATCACCAAAGTTGATCTTGCTGCCTCGGGAGGCTAGACCCTTCATGCGACCTCGATGTTGTTTGCGAAACTTCGTTCGCCTTGGCATTAACATGGCAAGATACCTGCTTAGTTTTCGTTAGAACGGTCTTCAAATTGAGGACGACGACGGTTACCACGACGGCGGTTCGGGGCAGGAGTTGGGGCTGGTGCTTCTTCTTGTCCGGGAATAATTTCGCCTTTGAAGACCCAAACTTTGATGCCGAGAATTCCGTAAATGGTTTGTGCCGTGCGGTAGGCATAGTCAATGTCCGCGCGCAAGGTATGCAGGGGAACTCGTCCTTCCCGCGTCCATTCGGTACGAGCAATTTCAGCACCGTTGAGACGACCGCTCACTTGAATTTTGATGCCTTGAATACCCGCTCGTTGGGCCCGTTGAATGGCTTGGCGCACGACTCGGCGAAAGGAAACCCGACGCTCGAGCTGTTGAGCGATATATTCGGCAAGCAGTCCGGAGTCGGCATCAACGCGAGCAACTTCCACGACATTGATCCGAATTTGCCGGTTGCTATCGCCAATTTGCTTTTGTAAGTTGGTGCGCAGGCTTTCAATACCGCTACCTTGACGGCCGACGACGACACCAGGTCGAGCGGTATGAATTTCTAGGTCGATTTGATCGGCTTTGCGCTCGATACGAACCTGGGAAATTCCCGCATTATTTAGTTGTTTTTCTACATATTGACGAATCTTAAAGTCTTCTTGTAAGATTCCAGGATAGTGCTTGGCATCAGCAAACCAGCGAGAGCGGTGTTCTTGCGTGACACCTAAGCGAAAGCCAGTTGGATGTATCTTTTGTCCCACAAAGTAGTCCTCGTATAGCGTTCGGCAGGGTAGCTTAGTCGTCTAGGTTGATTTCAGGGGCGACAGCTACAGTAATATGACAAGTCGGTTTGCGAATTTGATAGGCTCGTCCTTGAGCGCGAGGGCGGAAGCGTTTTAGAGCCGGACCGCCGTCGGCAAAGGCTTTGCTGACCACGAGGGTAGCGGGATCTAGGTCCATGTTGTGCTCGGCGTTGGCAACTGCCGATCGCAAGACTTTTAAGACGGGCTGGCAGGCGCGGTAGGGCATGAACTCGAGGATGATGAGCGCGTCGCGATAGGTCTTACCCCGGATTTGGTCGAGAACTCGACGGACTTTGTGGGGAGACATGCGGATGTAACGCGCGATCGCATGAGTTTCTAAAAAAGTATCGATTGCCATCGGTTTTGGTTATCCTTACAAATTATCGGCGAGCTTTTTTGTCGCTTTTGGCATGGCCGCGATAGGTTCGAGTTGGCGCAAATTCTCCCAGT
The Roseofilum casamattae BLCC-M143 genome window above contains:
- the rplO gene encoding 50S ribosomal protein L15; this translates as MRIQDAVPQKGSRRRRRRIGRGISAGQGASGGFGMRGQKSRSGRGTRPGFEGGQMPLYRRVPKLKHFTVINKQQYTTINVRQLASLPANTEVTLESLMQAGIVTTNDGPLKLLGDGEIGVPLQVKAAKFTTGARSKIEAAGGSCLSLDSEEASATAES
- the rpsE gene encoding 30S ribosomal protein S5, which translates into the protein MEEKDKEKKGKSRKVNRNREKESEWQERVVQIRRVTKVVKGGKKLSFRAIVIVGNEKGQVGVGVGKASDVIGAVKKGVSDAKKHLITVPLTKSNSLPHPSTGEATGARVMMRPAAPGTGVIAGGSVRTVLELAGVKNALAKQLGSNNPLNNARAAVDALANLRTFADVANDRGIAIEQLYG
- the rplR gene encoding 50S ribosomal protein L18 encodes the protein MKRTRQEYRQRRHHRIRKVVAGTTERPRLAVFRSNSHIYAQVIDDTQHHTLAAASTLEPTIKAALESAGDTCAASAHVGKAIAERAINKGISQVVFDRGGNLYHGRVKALAEAAREAGLQF
- the rplF gene encoding 50S ribosomal protein L6; translation: MSRIGKRPITIPDKVTVTINGQQVSVKGPKGQLERVLPSEVTVEQEEKTILVKRRNDSRRSRACHGLCRTLVFNMVEGVSKGYEKRLELQGVGYRAQAKGKNLTLNVGYSNPVDVEPPAGIQFAVVDNTGKAVNQGTFVIVSGIDKEVVGNTAAKIRDVRPPEVYKGKGIRYVGEVVRRKAGKTGKK
- the rpsH gene encoding 30S ribosomal protein S8, translated to MAVNDTIADMLTRIRNANLARHQTTQVPSTKLTRSIAKVLQEEGFIAEFAEAGEGVSKHLRIALKYKGKNRSPIISKLQRVSRPGLRVYKNRKELPRVLGGIGIAIISTSHGIMTDREARRQGVGGEVLCYVW
- the rplE gene encoding 50S ribosomal protein L5, with the translated sequence MVQPLKTRYQEKIVPVLMEKFGYSNIHQVPKVQKVTVNRGLGEASQNAKSLEASLKELAIITGQKPVVTRAKKAIAGFKIRKGMPIGIMVTLRSDRMYAFLDRLINLSLPRIRDFRGISPKSFDGRGNYNLGLREQLIFPEIEYDKIDQIRGMDVAITTTATTDEEGRALLREMGMPFREN
- the rplX gene encoding 50S ribosomal protein L24; amino-acid sequence: MAKPKPQPVPQKMHVKKGDTVQVIAGKDKGKVGEILQAFPKQSKVIVQNVNIKTKHVKPKQDGESGQINTFEAPIHSSNVMLYSTKEKVASRISYSVNEDGKKVRVLKKTGEIVD
- the rplN gene encoding 50S ribosomal protein L14 — protein: MIQQESYLNVADNSGARKLMCIRVLGGNRTYGSIGDEIIAVVKDANPNMAIKKSDVVRAVIVRTKKGLRRDSGMSIRFDDNAAVIINKDGNPRGTRVFGPVARELRDKNYTKIVSLAPEVL
- the rpsQ gene encoding 30S ribosomal protein S17 gives rise to the protein MPLKERVGTVISNKMQKTVVVAIENRSAHPKYGKTVVKTKHYKAHDEENQCKEGDRVLIQESRPLSKTKRWRVSQILDSRS
- the rpmC gene encoding 50S ribosomal protein L29, which produces MPLPKISEVRELTDEQIAEEIVAVKRELFQLRLKQATRQEEIKPHQFKHLQHRQAQLLTVERERQLANPPSETTATPVEES
- the rplP gene encoding 50S ribosomal protein L16, giving the protein MLMPRRTKFRKQHRGRMKGLASRGSKINFGDFALQALEPHWITSRQIESGRRAMTRYIRRGGKIWIRIFPDKPVTMRPAETRMGSGKGNPEYWVAVVKPGRIIYEIAGVPEEIAREAMRLASHKFPIKTKFLSRNSEG
- the rpsC gene encoding 30S ribosomal protein S3 — translated: MGQKIHPTGFRLGVTQEHRSRWFADAKHYPGILQEDFKIRQYVEKQLNNAGISQVRIERKADQIDLEIHTARPGVVVGRQGSGIESLRTNLQKQIGDSNRQIRINVVEVARVDADSGLLAEYIAQQLERRVSFRRVVRQAIQRAQRAGIQGIKIQVSGRLNGAEIARTEWTREGRVPLHTLRADIDYAYRTAQTIYGILGIKVWVFKGEIIPGQEEAPAPTPAPNRRRGNRRRPQFEDRSNEN
- the rplV gene encoding 50S ribosomal protein L22; protein product: MAIDTFLETHAIARYIRMSPHKVRRVLDQIRGKTYRDALIILEFMPYRACQPVLKVLRSAVANAEHNMDLDPATLVVSKAFADGGPALKRFRPRAQGRAYQIRKPTCHITVAVAPEINLDD